One window of Salegentibacter sp. Hel_I_6 genomic DNA carries:
- a CDS encoding DUF5655 domain-containing protein: protein MGIKGIKNISVVDQGFTYLSLMLENKADFIIEYNETLKNNLKRNEVDWTQTRVAFVSTSFTENQKTATNFKDIAIELWEVKRYENNLISINEVRKSNSAESIKPITQNNEKLKSVTEQLKVYIEEDHLKGKSDDIIELYETFKTSILNLADDIEVEYRKEYIAFRKNSNFADINIQRKGLKLWINLKKGSLDDPKNLMRDVSEIGHLGNGDYELVIKNDDNLEYIMSLVKQAFNNK from the coding sequence TTGGGTATAAAAGGAATAAAAAACATTAGCGTGGTGGACCAGGGATTTACCTACCTAAGTTTAATGCTGGAAAATAAGGCAGACTTTATTATTGAATACAACGAAACATTAAAAAACAATTTAAAGCGAAATGAAGTGGATTGGACTCAAACCCGGGTTGCTTTTGTTTCCACCAGCTTTACCGAAAATCAAAAAACAGCTACCAACTTTAAGGATATAGCCATTGAGCTATGGGAAGTTAAGCGGTACGAAAATAATCTTATTAGTATTAATGAGGTACGTAAAAGTAATTCAGCAGAGAGTATTAAACCCATTACTCAAAATAATGAGAAGCTTAAGTCGGTCACAGAACAACTAAAAGTCTACATAGAAGAAGATCATTTAAAAGGAAAATCAGATGATATTATTGAGCTCTACGAAACTTTTAAAACCTCCATTCTCAACCTCGCAGACGACATAGAAGTTGAATATCGAAAGGAATATATTGCCTTTAGAAAAAATTCAAATTTTGCAGATATAAATATTCAAAGAAAGGGTTTAAAACTCTGGATCAATTTGAAGAAAGGTAGCCTGGATGATCCTAAAAATCTAATGCGAGACGTTTCCGAAATTGGCCATTTGGGTAACGGGGACTATGAATTGGTTATAAAAAATGACGATAATCTTGAATATATTATGAGCCTGGTGAAACAGGCTTTTAATAATAAATAA
- a CDS encoding AAA family ATPase → MNTEQLIDRTKLIFTDLQEVNDNLYKAKLPINDKVAGIYYLNFNNKITEDDFEKLQYKYLADEFYKQEKSLQWNIYLLFINSNLTEELKIKILRDDKYGRKLVFTDTEFLDYFELEKSQQSDLPDIISTWKEELKSVGLQELYSSNSVEGILRNFKADSAKEIVEKTEKNLEHVPIVKKINSLSLQDNYRSYPLKRHFHFGKVNLFTGSNGVGKTSLMEAIEFVLTGKTLRNKKKANDGSIEAVYNDNIKDSYNHNNAYYKERGAKWYERRLSEQGNKTYESFNQFNFFNTDTASVFANSDHKNQINESLKQIILGEEYTILKDRIIKVENRLRPELNKTKEEIQRKNNNFQKNENRIDELKSEKNFEALKEDIKRNILKLGYKSSITESQYSISELYINEISNEITFLQSEDWITDFNRFTEIKQKVHNRNLLVSESKEQFNLNNKQIALLTEKNQRLKSLETKVYRLLEYFELESISRIDGLEENLSKVKLELSIIDTLKDLNNLELDILQLKNETKYLPILLEEKQDLIDKKQQLLNQEKMEVKKIEETFSTLENLTSQIKLLGKEILAHDAHTENCPLCEQQISSADLLVKLENEFKQNFDKSILNEKKSKLNETVKEIDLLQQELQSLKKYYSTVSQYLKNSEVLTFMDIDKKVKEVVEKENVVAKEKNELENLIYQLNNIEGSVSEYNVLKGELAKEFSGQEISGLESLKLLNNSLEKDRVDNSNNIEKFQNDNARIINYLNISLNLKEFMDNIENIENIVKSNQSKIDSIASSFENLKSYLSVPNDKSIDAIAKELNLLNENLKSYREIEISQREIQKLLAENEKIKNELPEIKGLNSRLVKAIKSLNKLSSNSEDAILEGYFRKNLNEIKDIYRTIHTPKEFSDIKYQDKNLVLFKENKEFQISEISTGQRAALVLSIFISLNRKLKNGPNILIFDDPVTFIDDFNALSFLDFLRYFIVKENKQIFFATANKKFSALFKKKFDFLGEGVFKEFQLER, encoded by the coding sequence ATGAACACAGAACAATTAATTGACCGGACAAAATTAATCTTTACTGATCTTCAGGAGGTAAATGACAATTTGTATAAAGCCAAATTACCTATCAACGATAAAGTTGCAGGGATATACTACTTAAATTTTAATAATAAAATCACTGAAGACGATTTTGAAAAATTACAGTATAAATACCTGGCAGATGAATTCTATAAACAAGAAAAATCTCTACAATGGAATATTTACTTGTTATTTATTAATAGTAATCTTACGGAAGAATTAAAAATAAAGATTTTAAGGGACGATAAATATGGACGTAAATTAGTTTTTACTGATACTGAATTCCTAGATTACTTTGAACTGGAAAAATCCCAACAATCAGATTTACCTGATATTATTTCCACCTGGAAAGAAGAATTGAAATCTGTTGGTTTACAAGAATTGTATAGTTCAAATTCAGTAGAGGGAATTTTAAGAAATTTTAAAGCAGATTCAGCTAAAGAGATCGTAGAAAAGACTGAAAAAAATCTGGAACATGTTCCCATTGTAAAGAAAATAAATTCTTTAAGCTTACAAGATAACTATAGGTCATATCCTTTAAAAAGGCACTTCCATTTTGGAAAAGTCAATTTATTTACTGGCTCGAATGGTGTGGGGAAAACAAGCCTGATGGAGGCAATTGAATTCGTGCTAACAGGTAAAACATTAAGAAATAAAAAGAAAGCTAACGATGGTTCAATTGAGGCTGTTTATAATGACAATATAAAAGATAGCTATAACCACAATAATGCATATTATAAAGAAAGAGGGGCGAAATGGTATGAAAGACGTTTATCTGAGCAAGGCAATAAAACCTATGAGTCTTTTAATCAATTCAACTTTTTTAACACTGATACCGCTTCAGTGTTTGCAAACTCAGATCATAAAAATCAGATAAATGAATCTTTGAAACAGATAATTTTAGGTGAAGAATATACTATTTTAAAGGATCGAATTATTAAAGTAGAAAACAGATTACGTCCTGAATTAAATAAAACTAAGGAAGAAATTCAAAGAAAAAATAATAATTTTCAGAAAAACGAGAACCGTATTGATGAATTAAAATCTGAAAAAAACTTTGAAGCATTAAAAGAGGATATAAAGAGAAATATTCTTAAACTAGGTTATAAAAGCTCAATTACCGAATCCCAATATTCAATTTCTGAATTGTATATTAATGAAATTAGTAATGAAATTACATTTCTACAATCAGAGGATTGGATCACTGACTTTAATAGGTTTACTGAGATCAAACAAAAGGTTCATAATCGTAATTTACTTGTTTCAGAAAGTAAAGAGCAATTTAATCTTAACAATAAACAAATCGCTTTACTTACTGAAAAAAATCAGAGACTAAAATCACTCGAAACCAAGGTTTATCGCCTATTGGAATATTTCGAATTGGAAAGCATCTCAAGAATAGATGGTTTAGAAGAAAATCTTTCAAAAGTTAAACTTGAACTCTCCATAATTGATACTTTGAAAGATCTGAATAACCTTGAATTGGATATTCTTCAATTGAAAAACGAAACAAAATATTTACCAATACTATTGGAAGAAAAACAAGATCTAATAGATAAAAAACAGCAGCTATTAAATCAGGAAAAGATGGAAGTAAAAAAAATAGAAGAGACTTTTTCTACCCTGGAGAATCTAACTAGCCAGATAAAACTTCTAGGTAAGGAAATATTGGCTCATGATGCTCATACGGAAAATTGCCCGCTCTGTGAACAACAAATCTCTAGTGCAGATTTACTCGTAAAACTTGAAAATGAGTTTAAACAAAATTTTGATAAAAGTATTTTAAACGAAAAAAAATCCAAATTAAATGAAACAGTAAAAGAAATAGATCTTCTACAACAAGAACTTCAAAGCCTGAAAAAATATTATTCTACTGTCTCTCAGTATTTAAAAAACTCTGAAGTTTTGACATTCATGGATATAGATAAAAAAGTTAAGGAGGTAGTAGAAAAAGAAAACGTAGTAGCTAAAGAAAAAAATGAATTAGAAAACTTAATATATCAATTAAATAATATTGAGGGAAGTGTTTCTGAATATAATGTTTTAAAGGGGGAATTAGCTAAGGAGTTTTCTGGCCAGGAGATTTCAGGATTGGAATCATTGAAATTACTAAATAATTCCTTGGAAAAAGATAGGGTCGATAACTCGAATAATATTGAAAAATTCCAAAATGATAATGCAAGGATTATTAACTATTTAAACATATCCCTGAATCTAAAAGAGTTTATGGACAATATTGAAAATATCGAGAATATTGTCAAATCAAACCAGTCTAAAATTGATTCGATAGCATCGAGTTTTGAAAATCTAAAAAGTTATTTAAGCGTTCCTAATGACAAGTCAATAGATGCTATAGCTAAGGAGTTGAATTTATTGAATGAGAATTTAAAATCATATAGAGAAATTGAAATTAGTCAAAGAGAAATACAAAAGTTATTAGCTGAGAACGAAAAGATAAAAAATGAATTACCCGAAATTAAAGGGTTAAACAGTAGATTAGTTAAGGCTATTAAATCTTTAAATAAATTATCATCAAATAGTGAGGATGCAATTTTAGAAGGGTACTTTAGGAAAAATCTAAATGAGATTAAAGATATTTATAGGACGATACATACTCCTAAAGAGTTTTCAGATATAAAATACCAAGATAAAAATTTGGTATTATTTAAAGAGAATAAGGAATTTCAAATTTCTGAAATAAGTACCGGTCAAAGAGCTGCATTGGTATTGTCTATTTTTATCAGTTTGAATAGGAAACTGAAAAATGGACCAAATATTTTAATCTTTGATGATCCTGTTACCTTTATTGATGATTTTAACGCATTATCATTTTTAGATTTCCTGCGTTATTTCATAGTTAAAGAAAATAAACAGATTTTCTTTGCCACGGCTAACAAAAAGTTCTCCGCATTATTTAAAAAGAAATTTGATTTTTTGGGAGAGGGAGTATTTAAAGAATTCCAACTGGAAAGATAA